A region from the Chrysoperla carnea chromosome 4, inChrCarn1.1, whole genome shotgun sequence genome encodes:
- the LOC123297271 gene encoding exocyst complex component 4 has protein sequence MSVINVPTKPPRGVKHAKETSGLLMSVISTLSASETNEQRDRERSKLESEYKRCDAKLDELISTHDGDLSKVMQLFTTLSVEVNASREKIHAIKENLHACKTLLGCRRDELLKLWLEGVEHKHMLQLLEEIEQMNEVPAQLNSYLQKKHYLHATKLLVNAVSLGKSTLEGVEALRELAGVLELKKKQLHVKLIEELSRHLYLRSSQEGFQFRRQGSGRDPALLASPFQREAELRASSRRKNESKVKRTLLDVSNSSDQNRAENVKQYEIIENLQGDPEADSDHFMAILVECLALLEKIPETVEKIKSNIQFELKTIIKHTTKEIIDMNAAQGTNQNNLLLELLETIFIQFRYVSKSHDCLLKHLTRAVKHHRIDVRLYEKSTFWLELQTVLQTLLTSYLDIPNIAVDQIQSNEFSDTTEISSYFSRRKNQPRKKGSLFTFETSSNVLNNYLSETIIGQVGNKDEQFVCTPDPNHIIAIFIPLIKFVKEIEQILGSSSSQNTLTLKRFISDYVTDVYLNRIKKKITNEIDMAVRTSDAWKIVISPDVMSDLNVTKPLLQSAITVGNCMREWQLLMDNLPPYASRIAQAALHDLQSYRDICRDAYQGIVQPHTEDKRICSAAWLNDEDISRFLKSLPNWINLKAQRHIEGASRGKRTGAGAGSVPDHADEESPADIHQRNVREADILISNLREGGINSYEIISDMGSLKCLAQLQESMEWFSDVVKTFNDKLKTEPTVTDYDDLSIEHSDVESIVKLLNTLSLDFDEQADTSLLLLHLEVRVQCFHYLLSKPDSNGGFGSRNNDIMSTRVMSQEPDPKVQQLARVLSAMDEAMNSSLQPHKCKYIFEGLGHLISKILISSSQFMSKINDSGIEMMLRNIFILQQTLTNITMSREIALDQARHYFELFYLSPEEILANVMEKGPEFSELDYMNAFQLIYRSNSDKMQGSSVNIHLERLSEILGEVGVTV, from the exons atgagtGTAATTAATGTTCCAACGAAACCACCAAGGGGCGTAAAACATGCCAAGGAAACG AGTGGACTATTAATGTCCGTAATTAGTACACTATCAGCCAGTGAAACCAATGAACAACGTGATCGTGAACGCTCAAAACTAGAATCAGAATATAAACGATGCGATGCGAAATTGGATGAACTTATTTCGACTCACGATGGAGATTTATCGAAG GTAATGCAACTATTTACAACCTTATCAGTGGAAGTGAATGCATCACGGGAGAAAATTCATGCGATTAAAGAAAATCTTCATGCTTGTAAAACGCTACTAGGATGTCGTCGAGATGAGCTTTTGAAATTATGGTTAGAAGGTGTTGAACATAAACACATGCTTCAATTACTCGAGGAGat CGAACAAATGAACGAAGTTCCTGCACAATTAAATTCCTATTTACAAAAGAAACATTACTTACATGCCACAAAACTATTAGTAAATGCAGTGTCACTTGGTAAAAGCACTTTAGAGGGTGTTGAAGCTCTGCGTGAATTAGCCGGTGTcttagaattaaaaaagaaacaattacaTGTGAAGTTAATCGAAGAACTCAGTCGCCATTTATATTTACGATCAAGTCAAGAAGGTTTTCAATTCCGTCGTCAGGGTTCAGGACGTGATCCTGCACTGTTGGCATCACCATTTCAACGTGAAGCTGAATTACGTGCTTCATCGCGACGTAAAAATGAATCAAAAGTAAAACGTACGTTGTTAGATGTCAGCAATAGTTCAGATCAAAATCG agcggaaaatgttaaacaatatgaaattattgaaaatttacaagGTGATCCAGAAGCAGACTCAGATCATTTTATGGCAATTTTAGTTGAATGTTTagcattattagaaaaaattcccGAGACTGTTGAA aaaataaagagtaacattcaattcgagttaaaaacaataattaagcATACAACAAAAGAAATCATTGATATGAATGCAGCACAAGgaacaaatcaaaataatttattattagaattactagaaacaatttttatacaatttcgtTATGTGAGTAAAAGTCATGATTGTCTGTTAAAACATTTAACACGGGCTGTTAAACATCATCGTATTGATGTACGATTATACGAAAAATCTACATTTTGGTTGGAATTACAAACAGTG cttcAAACATTACTTACAAGCTACTTAGATATACCAAATATAGCTGTAGATCAAATCCAATCAAATGAATTTTCCGATACAACAGAAATATCAAGTTATTTTTCACGACGAAAGAACCAACC GAGGAAAAAAGGTTCATTATTTACATTCGAAACATCATCAAATGTTCTTAACAATTATTTAAGCGAAACAATTATTGGTCAAGTGGGAAATAAAGATGAACAATTTGTTTGTACACCAGATCCAAATCATATAATTGCTATTTTTATTCCATTAATAAAGTTTGTTAAGGAAATTGAACAGATTTTGGGATCATCCTCATCGCA aaATACTCTTACATTGAAACGTTTTATTTCCGATTACGTCACGGATGTATACTTAAATCGCatcaagaaaaaaatcacaaatgaaATCGATATGGCCGTACGCACATCCGATGCTTGGAAAATTGTCATCTCTCCAGATGTAATGTCCGATTTAAATGTCACAAAACCATTATTACAAAGTGCAATTACTGTCGGTAATTGTATGCGAGAATGGCAATTATTAATGGATAATTTACCCCCGTATGCAAGTCGGATCGCTCAAGCAGCTTTACATGACTTGCAATCGTATCGTGATATATGCCGTGATGCGTATCAAGGAATTGTACAACCACACACCGAAGATAAGCGTATTTGTAGTGCAGCCTGGTTAAATGATGAAGATATTAGTCGATTCTTAAAATCATTACCGAATTGGATTAATTTAAAAGCTCAACGACATATTGAAGGAGCATCGCGTGGTAAACGAACTGGTGCTGGGGCAGGAAGTGTACCTGATCATGCGGATGAGGAAAGTCCAGCGGATATACATCAACGAAATGTTCGGGAGGCTGatatattaattagtaatttgcGTGAAGGTGGTATTAATTCGTATGAGATTATCAGTGATATGGGATCCTTAAAATGTCTTGCACAGCTTCAAGAGAGCATG GAATGGTTTTCAGATGTTGTAAAAACATTTAACGACAAATTAAAAACCGAACCAACAGTGACTGACTACGATGATTTAAGTATTGAACATTCCGATGTGGAGAGTATCGTGAAACTTTTAAATACATTGAGCTTAGATTTTGATGAACAAGCTGATACCAGCTTGTTATTGTTACATTTAGAAGTGCGTGTACAATGTTTTCATTATTTGCTGTCAAAACCTGATTCAAATGGTGGTTTTGGGTCACGTAATAATGATATTATGTCAACGCGTGTCATGTCACAAGAACCGGATCCAAAAGTGCAACAATTGGCACGTGTTTTAAGTGCTATGGATGAAGCTATGAATTCAAGTTTGCAGCCTCACAAATGCAAG tacATTTTCGAAGGTTTGGGACATTTAATCTCAAAAATCTTAATAAGTTCATCACAATTTATGAGTAAAATCAATGATTCTGGTATTGAAATGATGTTACGTAATATATTTATCTTACAACAAACGTTAACAAATATAACAATGAGTCGTGAGATCGCTTTGGATCAAGCACGTCATTACTTTGAACTCTTCTATTTATCACCAGAG gAAATTCTAGCGAATGTTATGGAAAAAGGACCAGAATTTTCAGAACTAGATTATATGAACGCTTTTCAATTGATTTATCGTAGTAATTCGGATAAAATGCAGGGATCATCAGTAAATATTCATTTAGAACGTTTATCAGAGATTTTAGGCGAAGTTGGTGTTACTGTTTAA
- the LOC123297560 gene encoding phosphorylated adapter RNA export protein translates to MEVEPKIVYEKSDGEISSDPEAIEYNPLERPVLQQPKENPVTQTYNSDDDEISNQSESSQSDSDCGNRRQPKRAKLKPKNIRHVNKRHNKYSVWNARAQEDLLTETMNSCDVTKLDRSRDVETYTFPNRSLKRTFKDRSNVHLRLGKRVFTEEEEAKSSAPRHLLDLTVTVDSADDEVATDISNKLYEEKDDILKNLIATAGKAKAIELFNETKKIEADGGMLIMNQRRRRTPGGVYFFLVKRDDDITEEQKRDIFREDKAKLNRERKKNRKSKAGNSSNKNKNTDQTNLPNLLTRAEIEISKGNRTRKDSDHTENVSNPPPSPVTDGRENSSDEMTDHIESSTVFPTNNTTATAPPPSSDRNLQAYDDDFLEIGCSGDMDFFS, encoded by the exons ATGGAAGTTGagccaaaaattgtttatgaaaaaagcGATGGAGAG ATATCATCGGATCCTGAGGCTATTGAATACAATCCATTAGAAAGACCCGTACTTCAACAACCGAAAGAAAATCCCGTCACACAAACGTATAACTCTGACGATGATGAAATATCAAATCAAAGTGAATCAAGTCAATCTGACAGTGATTGTGGCAATCGTCGACAACCAAAGCGTGCCAAATTAAAACCGAAAAATATACGACATGTAAATAAAAGACATAATAAATATAGCGTTTGGAATGCTAGGGCTCAAGAGGATTTACTAACCGAGACGATGAATAGCTGTGATGTAACTAAATTAGATCGAAGCCGTGACGTTGAAACGTATACTTTTCCCAATAGAAGTCTAAAGCGAACATTTAAAGATCGATCAAACGTTCATTTACGACTTGGTAAGCGAGTTTTTACTGAAGAAGAAGAGGCAAAAAGTAGTGCTCCTAGACATTTACTCGATTTGACTGTAACTGTAGATAGTGCAGACGATGAAGTAGCTACAGATATTTCAAATAAGCTTTATGAAGAAAAAGATGATATTTTAA aaaatttgatagCAACCGCTGGTAAAGCCAAagcaattgaattatttaatgaaacgaaaaaaattgagGCCGATGGTGGAATGTTAATAATG aATCAAAGAAGAAGACGTACACCTGGAggagtttatttctttttagtaaAACGTGACGATGATATTACCGAAGAACAAAAAAGAGATATATTTAGAGAAGACAAAGCGAAATTGAATCGAGAAAGGAAGAAAAATCGTAAATCTAAAGCAGGAAAttcatcaaacaaaa ataaaaATACAGATCAAACTAATTTACCGAATTTATTAACACGAGCTGAAATAGAAATATCAAAAGGAAATCGTACACGAAAGGATAGTGACCATACGGAAAACGTTAGTAATCCACCGCCATCACCCGTAACCGATGGTCGAGAAAATAGTAGTGATGAAATGACGGATCATATTGAATCGTCAACTGTTTTTCCAACGAATAATACCACAGCGACAGCACCACCGCCTTCTTCAGATCGAAATTTACAAGCTTACGATGATGATTTCCTTGAAATTGGATGTTCTGGCGAtatggattttttttcataa